In one window of Arachis ipaensis cultivar K30076 chromosome B06, Araip1.1, whole genome shotgun sequence DNA:
- the LOC110263888 gene encoding putative F-box protein At1g53360 has translation MIRPFHSRIFHLVEYDQIEWRKRRNNPFVFEVLDPNSNSSIKLDPKFEIPLPNSKSIQGTRVYVDVLSCNGLFYLSGAKYRNISLVCNPITGEFIKLPKNPSILKLCKKICWGFGFHPKTNQYKVMRIHIFEHDHSMVVEMHTVGTSTWINIEVDYPKYLINLYNYCTYLNGALHWTGKDVDENVSIWAFNFDTERFQSFSIAPRDRDTKLTLFEFRGSLIF, from the coding sequence ATGATCCGACCCTTTCATTCAAGAATCTTTCACCTTGTTGAATATGATCAAATTGAATGGCGTAAAAGGAGAAATAATCCATTTGTTTTTGAGGTCTTGGATCCCAATAGTAATAGCAGCATAAAACTTGATCCTAAATTTGAGATTCCTCTTCCTAATTCTAAATCAATCCAGGGTACAAGAGTTTATGTTGACGTGCTTTCTTGTAATGGTCTTTTTTACTTGAGTGGTGCAAAGTATAGAAACATTTCACTTGTTTGTAACCCAATAACAGGTGAGTTCATAAAACTTCCAAAAAACCCTTCAATCCTAAAACTTTGCAAGaaaatatgttggggttttggtttTCACCCAAAAACAAACCAATACAAGGTAATGAGAATACATATTTTTGAACATGATCATAGTATGGTTGTTGAAATGCACACAGTTGGAACATCGACATGGATAAATATTGAGGTAGATTATCCCAAATATTTGATAAATTTGTATAATTATTGTACTTATTTAAATGGGGCACTTCACTGGACTGGCAAAGATGTTGATGAAAATGTCTCAATATGGGCTTTCAATTTTGACACGGAGAGGTTCCAATCCTTCTCTATAGCGCCCAGAGATCGAGATACAAAACTCACCTTATTTGAATTCAGGGGTTCTCTTATATTTTAA
- the LOC107646330 gene encoding uncharacterized protein LOC107646330: MVRGETNAINNGQRIILPKSFTGGSRYMFNNCKDAFAICKYDGYPSYFITMTCNPKWNEIKREVTSQGLHAEDIPDILCRIFKLKVDKLIKELKKGTFFRKIIGYCLTIEFQKRGLPHTHLLLFMHPKSKPRTVDDIDKVIKTEIPNRGENPKLYAAVEKYMIHGPCGHLNSKSQCMINGKCSKFFPKAFRDRTIIDEAGFPRYQRRDDGRTVSKKNVEVDNSFIVPYNAGLLLKFGCHINVEYTCQTSAIKYLFKYLHKGNDRVTAVFYQNNGSQVDEIRNYYDCRYISACEAAWRLFGYPIQMKEPAVIRLPFHLPDDMPIVYKDTDTIQSVVETYFFKKSMLIGWFKANEVHNNARNLTYSEFSTKFVWNGEHHMWTQRKQGYAIGRISHIPPMNKEDYYLRLLLNIQKGCTSFSNLRTVDGVVYDSFKDACYALGLLQDDREFINAISEAGTWHSATFLRRLFVVLLTSNNMSRPDFVCKRLETFSLIMYYMNKEDYCKWKI; encoded by the exons ATGGTTCGTGGTGAAACTAATGCCATTAACAATGGACAAAGAATTATTCTTCCAAAGAGCTTTACCGGTGGTTCAAGGTACATGTTTAACAATTGCAAGGATGCTTTTGCAATATGTAAATATGATGGATATCCAAGTTACTTTATCACTATGACATGTAATCCAAAATGGAATGAGATAAAAAGAGAGGTAACATCTCAAGGACTCCATGCAGAGGATATACCAGACATCTTATGTAGAATATTCAAGTTGAAGGTTGATAAATTAATTAAGGAATTGAAGAAAGGAACATTCTTTAGAAAGATTATTGGAT ACTGTCTAACTATAGAGTTTCAGAAGAGAGGTCTACCACACACCCATCTTCTTTTGTTCATGCATCCGAAATCAAAACCACGAACTGTTGATGACATAGACAAGGTTATTAAGACAGAGATTCCAAATAGGGGGGAAAATCCAAAATTGTATGCTGCTGTTGAGAAATATATGATTCATGGTCCATGCGGTCATTTAAATAGTAAGAGCCAATGCATGATCAATGGTAAATGCTCAAAGTTTTTTCCCAAAGCATTCAGAGATAGGACAATTATTGACGAAGCAGGCTTTCCAAGATATCAAAGAAGAGATGATGGGCGAACTGTATCAAAGAAAAATGTTGAGGTTGACAACTCCTTCATAGTTCCATACAATGCCGGTCTTCTTTTAAAATTTGGATGTCACATCAATGTTGAGTATACTTGCCAAACTTCAGCAATCAAATATCTGTTCAAGTATCTTCACAAGGGTAATGACAGGGTGACAGCTGTATTTTATCAAAACAATGGATCTCAGGTAGATGAAATACGTAATTATTATGATTGTAGATATATATCAGCATGTGAAGCTGCATGGAGATTGTTTGGTTATCCTATTCAAATGAAGGAACCAGCAGTAATAAGATTGCCATTCCATCTTCCTGATGATATGCCAATTGTTTACAAAGATACCGATACAATTCAGTCGGTTGTTGAGACTTATTTTTTCAAGAAATCTATGTTGATTGGATGGTTCAAAGCAAATGAAGTCCATAATAATGCAAGAAATCTGACTTATTCTGAGTTTTCAACAAAATTTGTTTGGAATGGAGAGCATCATATGTGGACTCAGAGAAAGCAAGGATATGCCATAGGAAGGATATCTCATATACCACCAATGAATAAGGAAGATTACTATCTAAGGCTACTTTTGAACATTCAAAAGGGATGCACGAGTTTCAGCAATCTAAGAACAGTTGATGGTGTCGTTTATGACTCCTTCAAAGATGCATGCTATGCTCTAGGATTGTTGCAGGATGACAGAGAATTCATTAATGCAATCTCTGAAGCAGGAACATGGCACTCTGCAACTTTTTTAAGGAGACTTTTTGTTGTTTTATTAACATCAAATAACATGAGTAGACCAGATTTTGTTTGCAAAAGACTTGAAACTTTCTCTCTGATAATGTACTATATGAACAAAGAAGATTACTGCAAATGGAAG aTTTGA